In a genomic window of Thermoproteus tenax Kra 1:
- a CDS encoding bifunctional alpha,alpha-trehalose-phosphate synthase (UDP-forming)/trehalose-phosphatase — protein sequence MRLIVVSNRLPVTISPSGEIRESVGGLATAMKSFLGAVNGGRELGLEEVVWVGWSGVPSERESNDLRERLRGMGLEPVPLSSEEVEGFYEGFSNSTLWPLFHGFSEYATYEEKHWRAYRGVNEKYAKAVVALARPGDLVWIHDYHLMLAPAIVREAAEVGVGFFLHIPFPPAELLQLLPSEWRREILEGLLGSDLVGFHTYEYSANFSRSVVRFLGYKVEMGAIAVGHRRVRVGVFPIGIDFDRFYNSSQDPSVVEEMAKLREMLGRAKVVFSIDRLDYTKGVLRRVAAWERFLREHPEWRGRAVFVLVVVPSRTGVPMYEEMKRQIDREVGRINGELGELNWVPIVYLYRFIPSPTLMALYNIADVALITPLRDGMNLVAKEFVASKRDCRGVLILSELAGASKELAEALVINPNDVGGTAEAIAEALSMSEDEQCRRIRAMQERLRMRDVVRWGTDFIYSLISAKSAREEVEKALRYMEELSVDKLKSDFAKAKRRLLLLDYDGTLVPHYPYPHMAVPDGDLLELLSRLAALPETAVYVVSGRGRDFLDGWLGRLPVGLVAEHGFFLKHPGGEWKSLGKVDPSWRQYAKGIMEDFASNVPGSFVEVKEAGIAWHYRNADETIAEKAVVELIDALSNALAGSGLSILRGKKVVEVRPAGYTKGTAAKMLLDELSPDFVFVAGDDETDEGMFEVAPQSAYTVKVGPGPTLAKFRVGDYRGLRSLLEQLRPP from the coding sequence GTGCGCCTCATAGTGGTCTCCAACAGATTGCCCGTCACTATATCGCCGAGCGGCGAGATAAGGGAGTCCGTGGGCGGCCTTGCGACTGCTATGAAGTCCTTCCTCGGCGCCGTGAACGGGGGCAGAGAGCTGGGCCTCGAGGAGGTCGTCTGGGTCGGCTGGTCAGGCGTGCCCTCGGAGAGGGAGTCCAACGATCTGAGGGAGCGCCTCAGAGGGATGGGCCTAGAGCCTGTCCCCCTCTCGTCTGAGGAGGTCGAGGGGTTCTACGAGGGCTTTTCCAATTCGACTCTCTGGCCGCTCTTCCACGGCTTCTCGGAGTATGCGACGTATGAGGAGAAGCACTGGCGCGCCTACAGAGGCGTCAACGAGAAGTACGCCAAAGCGGTCGTAGCTCTGGCGCGCCCCGGCGACCTAGTGTGGATCCACGACTACCACCTCATGTTGGCGCCGGCGATAGTGAGAGAGGCGGCGGAGGTCGGAGTGGGCTTCTTCCTCCACATCCCCTTCCCGCCGGCCGAGCTTCTACAGCTCCTGCCCTCCGAGTGGCGGAGGGAGATCTTGGAGGGCCTCCTGGGGTCGGACCTCGTCGGCTTCCACACATACGAATACTCCGCGAATTTCTCCAGGAGCGTCGTCAGATTCCTGGGATACAAAGTGGAGATGGGGGCCATCGCAGTGGGCCACAGAAGGGTGAGAGTTGGCGTCTTCCCCATAGGCATAGACTTCGATAGATTCTACAATTCCTCGCAGGATCCCTCTGTAGTCGAGGAGATGGCGAAGCTCAGAGAGATGTTGGGGCGCGCGAAGGTTGTGTTCTCTATAGACAGACTTGACTACACTAAGGGCGTCCTAAGGAGGGTGGCCGCGTGGGAGAGGTTCTTGAGGGAGCACCCCGAGTGGCGCGGCAGAGCCGTGTTCGTGTTGGTGGTCGTGCCCTCGAGGACGGGCGTGCCCATGTACGAGGAAATGAAGAGGCAGATAGACAGAGAGGTCGGCAGAATAAATGGGGAGCTGGGGGAGCTCAACTGGGTCCCTATAGTGTACTTGTACCGCTTCATCCCATCGCCCACCCTCATGGCGCTGTACAATATAGCCGACGTTGCTCTGATAACTCCGCTGCGCGACGGAATGAACTTGGTGGCGAAGGAGTTCGTGGCCTCCAAGAGGGACTGCCGCGGAGTGCTTATACTCAGCGAACTGGCCGGCGCCTCCAAGGAGCTGGCCGAGGCGTTGGTGATAAACCCAAACGACGTGGGGGGCACTGCGGAGGCGATAGCGGAGGCGCTCTCCATGTCGGAGGACGAGCAGTGTAGGAGGATCAGGGCTATGCAGGAGAGGCTGAGGATGAGGGACGTGGTCAGATGGGGCACCGACTTCATCTACTCCCTAATCTCGGCGAAGTCGGCCCGAGAGGAGGTGGAGAAGGCCCTCAGATATATGGAGGAGCTCTCGGTGGACAAACTCAAGTCTGACTTCGCCAAGGCCAAGAGGAGGCTCTTGCTCTTGGACTACGACGGCACGTTGGTCCCCCACTATCCCTACCCGCACATGGCGGTTCCAGACGGCGATCTGTTGGAGCTGTTGAGCCGCCTTGCGGCGCTCCCCGAGACGGCGGTCTACGTAGTGAGCGGGAGGGGCAGAGACTTTCTGGACGGCTGGCTCGGCAGACTGCCGGTCGGCCTTGTGGCGGAGCACGGCTTCTTCCTGAAACACCCCGGAGGAGAATGGAAATCGTTGGGGAAAGTCGATCCCTCATGGAGGCAGTACGCCAAGGGCATAATGGAGGACTTCGCCTCTAATGTCCCCGGAAGCTTCGTGGAGGTGAAAGAGGCCGGGATAGCTTGGCACTACCGCAACGCCGATGAGACAATCGCCGAGAAGGCAGTGGTGGAGTTGATCGATGCGTTGTCCAACGCGCTGGCGGGCTCGGGCCTCTCGATATTGAGGGGCAAGAAGGTGGTGGAGGTGCGCCCGGCTGGATACACCAAGGGGACGGCGGCCAAGATGTTGCTTGACGAGCTCTCGCCCGACTTTGTGTTCGTCGCAGGCGACGACGAGACGGACGAGGGCATGTTCGAGGTCGCGCCCCAGAGCGCCTACACTGTGAAAGTGGGGCCTGGCCCAACTCTGGCCAAGTTCAGAGTCGGGGACTACAGAGGGCTGAGGTCTCTATTGGAGCAGTTGCGCCCCCCTTAG
- a CDS encoding glycosyltransferase family 4 protein — translation MNVAVVAPQTSRWRDADRAGALLVRALNRYAKAWLITSVYHEGEPAADEEVLERSLGGYVALKEDPSGVPTIRVLSQRSLSGSISLRSFPSILRNIDDVLGFDVVVVLSSFWNGPEEVARWAEVRRSLAALGEARGVTVVYIPLYLPPPPSARSLLGASKLMWCALHCPRVIRAADLVVAMSEEEAEELSQYRPRRIAVAPNWIDEELLARASRPPPGELEGAEAVVAYVGPLEEDKNLELLAKTAERLSSAGNIVVAAVGAGGEAQRLKRARPKNLLVLEDVEPEPVMAKSALGVDLSSYEPAGIRVLEFMGLGVPVAVSQYNHASRLVRDGVDGVRLAQLGDAPRVIESLVRRLDVLAEMGAKAKERAPQLSIGRLAELILGAQP, via the coding sequence ATGAACGTAGCTGTAGTGGCGCCGCAGACCTCCCGTTGGAGGGACGCCGATAGGGCCGGGGCTCTGTTAGTGAGGGCGCTCAACAGATATGCCAAGGCCTGGCTGATAACCAGCGTATACCACGAGGGAGAGCCCGCAGCGGACGAGGAGGTACTGGAGAGGAGTCTGGGCGGCTACGTGGCGCTCAAGGAGGACCCCTCGGGGGTTCCGACAATCAGAGTACTGAGCCAGAGGTCTCTGTCAGGAAGCATCTCCCTCAGGAGCTTCCCCTCGATTTTGAGGAACATAGACGACGTACTGGGCTTCGACGTAGTCGTCGTCCTCTCGAGCTTCTGGAACGGGCCCGAGGAGGTAGCGCGCTGGGCTGAGGTCAGAAGGTCCCTCGCTGCTCTGGGCGAGGCCAGAGGCGTGACCGTAGTATACATACCGCTGTATCTGCCGCCTCCGCCGAGCGCCCGGTCCCTCCTGGGCGCCTCGAAGCTCATGTGGTGCGCCTTGCACTGCCCCCGCGTGATCCGCGCTGCAGATTTAGTTGTGGCAATGAGCGAGGAGGAGGCCGAGGAGCTGTCGCAGTATAGGCCGCGGAGGATCGCGGTGGCCCCCAATTGGATCGACGAAGAGCTGTTGGCCCGCGCGAGCCGCCCTCCTCCGGGCGAGCTAGAGGGAGCGGAGGCCGTGGTGGCCTACGTTGGGCCGCTTGAGGAGGACAAAAACTTAGAGCTGTTGGCCAAGACGGCCGAGCGGCTCTCCTCGGCGGGCAACATCGTCGTAGCGGCCGTAGGCGCTGGGGGCGAGGCACAGCGACTCAAGAGGGCCCGGCCCAAGAACCTCTTGGTCCTTGAGGACGTGGAGCCCGAGCCGGTGATGGCGAAGTCCGCGTTGGGAGTCGACCTCTCCTCCTACGAGCCGGCGGGCATTCGCGTGTTGGAGTTCATGGGCCTGGGAGTGCCCGTCGCGGTCTCGCAGTACAACCACGCCTCGAGGTTGGTCAGAGACGGCGTAGACGGAGTTAGGCTCGCCCAACTGGGCGACGCGCCCAGAGTGATAGAGTCCCTCGTGAGGCGGCTGGATGTGTTGGCCGAGATGGGGGCCAAGGCCAAGGAGAGGGCGCCTCAGCTGAGCATCGGGCGCCTCGCCGAATTAATTTTAGGGGCACAACCGTAA
- a CDS encoding class III signal peptide-containing protein, which translates to MRGQISLEPVILLAATVAIAVAVGWYIYTTWASLVRPVPNLAILSATYYQNGTLVLTALNPGTAPVVQISSIALEGERCSHVDVNGTGGGALPMARGAVVVRAQCPVRAPPGTTLRGQVELSVGTTYPFTAEVASS; encoded by the coding sequence ATGCGAGGGCAGATCTCGCTGGAGCCCGTAATACTCCTGGCTGCTACCGTCGCCATAGCGGTGGCGGTGGGCTGGTACATCTACACCACTTGGGCCAGCCTGGTGAGGCCGGTGCCCAACTTAGCGATACTCTCGGCTACGTACTACCAGAACGGGACTCTAGTGCTCACGGCACTCAACCCCGGCACTGCGCCGGTTGTACAGATATCCTCAATCGCTCTCGAGGGCGAGAGGTGCTCCCACGTGGACGTAAACGGGACAGGCGGCGGCGCGCTCCCCATGGCCAGGGGAGCGGTCGTCGTGAGGGCTCAGTGCCCCGTGAGGGCGCCCCCTGGGACCACGTTGAGGGGACAGGTGGAGCTGTCGGTCGGCACGACCTACCCGTTCACAGCTGAGGTCGCCTCATCGTAG
- a CDS encoding HEPN domain-containing protein, with translation MVSRARDWFRQALRDLEHARRSLEFGDYEWACFAAHQAAEKAVKALYQCLGVEAWGHSVSRLLAGLPAHVRPPDDLVDAAKGLDKFYIPSRYPNAHPEGAPMDYFTRGDAEGAVSAAERIVRYVGEALQTRCGEGV, from the coding sequence GTGGTCTCTAGGGCGCGCGACTGGTTTAGACAGGCCCTCCGCGACCTGGAGCACGCCAGGAGGTCTCTGGAGTTTGGAGACTACGAGTGGGCGTGTTTCGCCGCGCATCAAGCCGCGGAGAAGGCAGTCAAGGCCCTCTACCAATGTCTGGGAGTGGAGGCGTGGGGCCACTCCGTCTCTAGGCTTCTGGCCGGCCTCCCGGCGCACGTCCGACCGCCCGACGACCTCGTCGATGCGGCGAAGGGGCTCGACAAATTCTATATACCGTCTAGGTACCCCAACGCGCACCCCGAGGGAGCTCCGATGGACTACTTCACCAGGGGGGATGCGGAGGGCGCCGTCAGCGCAGCAGAGAGGATTGTGAGATATGTCGGTGAGGCTCTTCAGACTAGATGTGGAGAGGGTGTTTAG
- a CDS encoding nucleotidyltransferase domain-containing protein has translation MSVRLFRLDVERVFRELSRYARWAVERGALAVVLIGSLARGDYTAFSDADVVIVVREDGRRPMDRIPDFLDPTFPVDLEPRVYTVDELRRMAGTRLAREIASGVLLAGDAEVVCEALGTCGKKV, from the coding sequence ATGTCGGTGAGGCTCTTCAGACTAGATGTGGAGAGGGTGTTTAGGGAGCTTTCCCGGTACGCCAGATGGGCTGTGGAGCGGGGGGCTCTGGCGGTGGTTCTGATAGGCTCTCTTGCGAGGGGGGACTACACGGCGTTTTCAGACGCCGACGTTGTGATAGTGGTGAGAGAGGACGGGAGAAGGCCTATGGACAGAATACCTGACTTCCTCGACCCGACGTTCCCCGTCGATCTAGAGCCCCGGGTCTACACGGTGGATGAGCTCAGAAGGATGGCGGGCACCAGGCTCGCCAGAGAGATAGCCAGCGGCGTGCTCCTGGCCGGAGATGCGGAGGTAGTCTGTGAGGCGTTGGGGACTTGCGGAAAAAAGGTCTAG
- a CDS encoding DUF504 domain-containing protein, whose translation MYDRSYVGNPMRSLLNKLKWTGGRGVIVYVNRGSPGGVAKIDFSEVDEIGQGGFTTKSGTYIPYHRVVEIIDGEGKVLMRREIRR comes from the coding sequence ATGTACGACCGTAGCTACGTGGGAAACCCCATGAGGTCGCTCTTGAACAAGCTCAAGTGGACCGGCGGCAGAGGCGTTATAGTCTACGTGAACAGAGGGTCGCCTGGCGGAGTGGCGAAGATAGACTTCTCGGAAGTGGACGAGATAGGCCAGGGAGGCTTCACGACGAAGTCGGGCACATATATCCCCTACCACAGAGTCGTCGAAATAATCGACGGAGAGGGCAAAGTGCTCATGAGGCGGGAGATACGCCGTTAA
- the thiW gene encoding energy coupling factor transporter S component ThiW — protein sequence MKLSYIVVFTGLGLALAPLNIPVGPTKAFPGQSFVNGLAGLVLGPWAVVVAILISTIRLMLGLGTIFAFPGSIPGALLVGLASTAFKRRPWVVWFEPVGTLGIGLPLSVYVIGPALGLGNQFAAALIPVTAGWALSTAIGTSAAYAVALALRRLGKI from the coding sequence ATGAAGCTGAGCTACATAGTGGTCTTCACGGGGCTCGGTCTGGCGCTCGCGCCGCTGAATATACCTGTAGGTCCCACCAAGGCCTTCCCAGGGCAATCCTTTGTGAACGGCCTCGCCGGGCTAGTCCTGGGGCCTTGGGCGGTGGTGGTCGCAATATTGATCTCTACAATAAGGCTGATGTTGGGCCTGGGGACTATCTTCGCGTTCCCCGGGAGCATACCCGGCGCCCTGTTGGTGGGCCTGGCCTCTACGGCGTTCAAACGGAGGCCTTGGGTCGTGTGGTTCGAGCCAGTGGGCACCCTCGGCATAGGGCTCCCGCTCTCCGTATACGTAATAGGGCCGGCCCTCGGCCTGGGGAACCAGTTTGCGGCAGCTCTGATACCGGTCACCGCCGGCTGGGCGCTCTCCACAGCCATCGGCACCTCCGCGGCGTACGCCGTAGCCCTCGCTCTGAGGCGCCTTGGCAAAATATAG
- a CDS encoding ATP-binding cassette domain-containing protein, with protein MIYARCLTAYAGGRPLAQCVDLEVKEGEVAVLFGPTGGGKSAIIKAMAGVLPREGALRLDRPYFVFQDVDFNLIATTVREELLTVSCDGVNAPETPIERLSPGQRQLLAVELARLSGAASVIFDEPTAFLDPAAARAVRDKIFGLAEEGRAVLVAEHRVELFLDADRFYLVEGGRATEVDAEELIEEGARRGWGPYFVRGREPPLPRLDDAEGCGVEIRGTRWEAGRKIAVTGPVGSGKTYTLLALAGAVKLRGTRGCSPVGYVPQNPYMYFTSPDLRRAPSLVLDTLGVERGRSPFTLSVGEARLAALLWELSRRPRLLLVDEPTAGVDRRYAEWVGRLIKSYGGTVVFASHDPIFVSRYADAEVRIG; from the coding sequence GTGATCTACGCCAGATGCCTCACTGCATACGCCGGCGGCAGGCCGTTGGCCCAGTGCGTCGACCTAGAGGTGAAGGAGGGCGAGGTAGCAGTCTTGTTCGGCCCGACGGGGGGCGGGAAGTCCGCCATAATTAAGGCTATGGCGGGGGTCCTGCCCCGAGAGGGGGCGTTAAGGCTGGATAGGCCCTATTTCGTCTTCCAGGACGTGGACTTCAACTTGATAGCCACCACGGTGCGGGAGGAGCTCCTCACGGTCTCCTGCGACGGCGTAAACGCGCCGGAGACGCCCATAGAGAGGCTCTCGCCGGGCCAGAGACAGCTGTTGGCCGTAGAGCTGGCCCGCCTATCGGGGGCCGCCTCAGTCATCTTCGACGAGCCCACAGCCTTCCTAGACCCGGCCGCCGCCAGAGCCGTGAGAGACAAGATATTCGGGCTGGCCGAGGAGGGCAGAGCGGTCCTTGTGGCTGAGCACAGAGTCGAGCTCTTCCTGGACGCAGATAGATTCTACCTAGTTGAAGGCGGGCGGGCGACCGAGGTGGACGCCGAGGAGCTCATCGAGGAGGGCGCCAGAAGGGGGTGGGGGCCCTACTTCGTTAGAGGCCGCGAGCCTCCCCTCCCCAGGCTGGACGATGCAGAGGGCTGCGGCGTGGAGATAAGGGGCACGCGTTGGGAGGCCGGGCGGAAGATCGCAGTCACCGGCCCAGTCGGCTCCGGCAAGACCTACACTCTGCTGGCTCTGGCGGGCGCCGTGAAGCTGAGGGGCACGAGGGGCTGTTCCCCCGTCGGCTACGTGCCTCAGAACCCCTATATGTACTTCACTTCGCCCGACCTCAGGAGGGCCCCCTCTCTGGTGTTGGATACGTTGGGTGTGGAGCGGGGGAGGAGCCCGTTCACGCTTTCCGTGGGCGAGGCGAGGCTCGCGGCGTTGCTCTGGGAGCTATCGAGGAGGCCGCGGCTCCTCCTCGTCGACGAGCCGACGGCCGGCGTAGATAGAAGGTATGCCGAGTGGGTCGGGAGGCTCATCAAGTCCTACGGAGGGACTGTGGTGTTCGCCAGCCACGACCCAATCTTTGTCTCCAGATATGCAGACGCCGAAGTACGGATTGGCTAA
- the dpdh gene encoding D-proline dehydrogenase → MNAVVVGGGITGLFTAYYLAREGVKVTIVEQGKPAQWSKAAAGVLEFNRYKINRINVKGYAGTYLKMLRQGKARIKTWDWKWLIAYVKNYGREPPSEIWEELRRMGEFSRREYRRLAEEKNDFDYSEEPLCELGVDVEREIEEAKRDPLGPRLEEGQCMGQRALLYLDAAKIATELLADRMTRELADAKFVEARAVEVAGREVRLEGGGKVEGDVVVVAAGWWARKLGLPVAPLKGYGFRTNAKASATVANWALGIFVVPLSRWTKITGRFDLDGTEDHKPAEKVLNAARGWLGSFDVIDMAVGYRPCTPDGFPIVDVLGGVVVATGACRLGWTFAPALGKKAADLALGREKPGALSAARLR, encoded by the coding sequence GTGAACGCCGTAGTAGTAGGCGGGGGAATAACGGGGCTTTTCACGGCGTATTATCTGGCCAGAGAGGGAGTTAAAGTGACGATAGTGGAGCAGGGCAAGCCGGCGCAGTGGTCTAAGGCGGCTGCGGGAGTGTTGGAGTTCAACAGATACAAGATAAACCGGATAAACGTAAAGGGATACGCCGGCACCTACCTCAAAATGTTGCGCCAGGGAAAGGCCAGAATTAAGACTTGGGACTGGAAGTGGTTGATCGCCTACGTTAAAAACTACGGAAGAGAGCCCCCCAGCGAGATTTGGGAGGAGCTGAGGAGGATGGGCGAGTTCTCGCGCCGCGAATACCGCAGGTTGGCCGAGGAGAAAAACGACTTTGACTACTCGGAGGAGCCCCTCTGCGAGCTAGGCGTAGACGTAGAGAGGGAGATCGAGGAGGCCAAGAGGGATCCGCTGGGGCCTAGGCTTGAGGAAGGGCAGTGCATGGGCCAGAGGGCTCTGCTCTATTTGGACGCAGCGAAGATAGCCACTGAGCTGCTCGCCGATCGTATGACCAGAGAGTTGGCCGACGCAAAGTTCGTTGAGGCCAGAGCTGTAGAAGTCGCAGGCAGGGAGGTGCGGCTCGAGGGCGGCGGAAAGGTGGAGGGAGACGTAGTCGTAGTCGCGGCGGGGTGGTGGGCGAGGAAGCTGGGGCTGCCCGTGGCCCCACTTAAAGGGTACGGCTTTAGGACTAACGCGAAAGCGTCCGCGACGGTGGCCAACTGGGCTCTGGGGATCTTTGTAGTGCCGCTGAGCCGTTGGACGAAGATCACAGGGCGCTTCGACCTAGACGGAACTGAGGACCACAAGCCGGCGGAGAAGGTGCTTAATGCAGCGAGGGGGTGGCTCGGCTCTTTCGACGTTATAGATATGGCTGTAGGATATAGGCCCTGCACGCCCGACGGGTTCCCCATCGTGGATGTGCTGGGCGGAGTGGTGGTGGCCACCGGCGCGTGTAGACTCGGCTGGACCTTCGCTCCAGCGTTGGGGAAGAAGGCGGCCGATCTGGCTCTGGGCAGGGAGAAGCCCGGCGCACTTTCGGCGGCTAGATTGAGGTAG
- a CDS encoding malate synthase yields MVIEINKEVLKKFPELFGEKTVNGRRVVVEELIERLTRELRAEIDKAVRARREWLNDRRPVREKAAFPQWDQRFVDADGNVRTFREIVQGLIDNFLGRDTPLRWGLNWNTPVPDDLHPLKNPGLEITGPWHPMSRAIHQINADVVSMMEDEEDASPAWFIPRGSGRTVAAVWEARRIVKRVLEGDIPTPYVEGGKTYYLKKERSKWPTLIHRVPGLHILDFDIRVDGRPAPAIITSIVIYTVNNYEALKRAGSGVYFYVPKTQTPEEALVIEKILRRVEDELGLRRGEIKLAMLYEEARAGLYLPVIFWIWRERLVKSNNGRWDYLGSLIEMWKDEAVYPDPQNITMTHPIMMAYQKYNALLCLMAGLDREGKLNAGPVGGMAAVMLYRQDDPYQRNRYNARALRAIWLDKLRERLIGLVFVTEDAVGKVTLDDVLKGRVRGRLYDLFRQSWVATPEESYVKAGNEPLKASLEELQAMINRPVKFVEVDGVKIPAVDSGLTEQERQLFQRLGLIDENGNITPWVIRPDMLDSPEKLFNNRELWGGRDLWSALYEPPKGDITIEHIQHAFYMAANYGFQLLNGNLAAAIDDYELGQRFMNDLATYRIFSTWLWTLLRHKARITKDGALKGPARTHLGVIPAEDRVRVPAGAQFTEELFEKLWDLHMEWTYAFYDDLDRISAERILLRFTESVKGALREAYKAGPFRFQSPAETAKRISESIKAEDLERAVVENQPRFDRSFAPVIMDILRAKLTSPMYLQHSGRLIMALAPLPDEERGAVLQAMFSPREEVERLVKEGRLKPYVLELYDYVYDIRP; encoded by the coding sequence ATGGTAATTGAAATAAATAAGGAAGTATTAAAAAAATTCCCTGAATTGTTCGGCGAGAAAACTGTAAATGGGCGGAGAGTTGTAGTAGAGGAGTTGATAGAGCGTTTGACGAGGGAGCTCCGCGCCGAGATAGACAAGGCAGTTAGGGCGAGGAGGGAGTGGCTCAACGATAGAAGGCCTGTGCGGGAGAAGGCGGCGTTCCCCCAGTGGGACCAGAGGTTCGTCGACGCCGACGGAAACGTAAGAACCTTCAGAGAGATCGTGCAGGGCTTGATCGACAACTTCTTGGGCCGGGACACGCCGTTGAGGTGGGGCCTCAACTGGAACACGCCTGTGCCCGACGATCTACACCCGCTCAAGAACCCGGGGCTCGAGATCACGGGGCCTTGGCACCCCATGAGCAGAGCGATCCACCAGATAAACGCCGACGTCGTCTCCATGATGGAGGACGAGGAGGACGCGAGCCCCGCCTGGTTCATCCCGCGGGGATCCGGCAGAACTGTCGCGGCTGTGTGGGAGGCCAGGAGGATAGTGAAGAGGGTGTTGGAGGGAGATATACCGACGCCCTACGTTGAGGGAGGCAAGACGTACTATCTAAAGAAGGAGAGGTCCAAGTGGCCGACTCTCATCCACAGAGTGCCCGGGCTCCACATTCTGGACTTCGACATCAGAGTCGACGGGAGGCCCGCCCCCGCCATAATCACATCCATAGTGATATACACAGTGAACAACTACGAAGCGCTGAAGAGGGCCGGCTCTGGCGTCTACTTCTACGTCCCGAAGACGCAGACGCCCGAAGAGGCGTTGGTCATAGAGAAGATCTTGAGGCGCGTCGAGGACGAGCTGGGGCTGAGGAGGGGCGAGATAAAGCTGGCCATGTTGTACGAGGAGGCCAGAGCGGGGCTCTACCTCCCCGTGATCTTCTGGATATGGAGGGAGAGGCTCGTCAAAAGCAACAACGGCCGGTGGGACTACTTGGGCTCCCTGATAGAGATGTGGAAGGACGAGGCGGTGTACCCAGATCCCCAGAACATCACGATGACCCACCCCATTATGATGGCCTACCAGAAGTACAACGCGCTCCTCTGCCTAATGGCGGGTTTGGACAGAGAAGGGAAGCTCAACGCCGGACCTGTGGGCGGAATGGCCGCAGTGATGTTGTACAGACAGGACGACCCCTATCAACGCAACAGATACAACGCGAGGGCTCTGAGGGCCATATGGCTGGACAAGCTTAGAGAGCGCCTCATAGGCCTGGTCTTCGTCACAGAGGATGCCGTGGGCAAGGTGACTCTCGACGATGTGCTCAAGGGGAGGGTCAGAGGCAGGCTCTACGACTTGTTCAGACAGAGCTGGGTAGCGACGCCCGAGGAGTCCTATGTGAAGGCCGGCAACGAGCCGTTGAAGGCCAGCCTGGAGGAGCTACAGGCGATGATAAACAGGCCTGTGAAGTTCGTGGAGGTCGACGGCGTTAAAATCCCGGCTGTCGACAGCGGTCTGACGGAACAAGAGAGGCAGCTCTTCCAGAGGCTCGGGCTTATAGACGAAAACGGCAACATCACGCCGTGGGTGATACGCCCGGACATGTTGGACAGCCCGGAGAAGCTCTTCAACAACCGGGAGCTGTGGGGAGGGAGGGACCTCTGGTCCGCCCTCTACGAGCCCCCCAAGGGCGATATAACGATCGAGCACATACAACACGCCTTCTATATGGCGGCCAACTACGGCTTCCAGCTTCTTAACGGCAATCTGGCGGCGGCCATAGACGACTACGAGCTGGGCCAGAGGTTTATGAACGACCTAGCGACGTACCGCATCTTCTCCACATGGCTCTGGACTCTCTTGAGACACAAGGCGCGTATAACTAAGGACGGCGCACTGAAGGGGCCGGCCAGGACGCACCTCGGCGTAATACCGGCCGAGGACAGAGTCAGAGTTCCCGCCGGTGCCCAGTTCACCGAGGAGCTCTTCGAAAAGCTCTGGGATCTACACATGGAGTGGACCTACGCCTTCTACGACGATTTGGACAGAATATCGGCCGAGAGGATACTGCTGCGATTTACGGAGAGCGTCAAAGGCGCGTTGCGCGAGGCCTACAAGGCTGGGCCGTTCAGATTCCAGTCTCCCGCCGAGACTGCCAAGAGGATCTCTGAGTCGATCAAGGCGGAGGATCTGGAGAGGGCCGTGGTGGAGAACCAGCCCAGATTCGACAGATCGTTCGCCCCCGTCATTATGGACATTCTGAGGGCAAAGCTGACCTCTCCGATGTATTTGCAACACAGCGGCCGCCTCATCATGGCGCTGGCGCCTCTGCCGGACGAGGAGAGGGGCGCCGTGCTACAAGCAATGTTCTCCCCGAGGGAGGAAGTTGAGAGGCTTGTGAAAGAGGGCAGGCTGAAGCCGTACGTCCTTGAGCTATACGACTACGTATACGACATAAGGCCGTGA